Below is a window of Myxococcales bacterium DNA.
CCACCAGGAGTACGGCGTCGCCCCCGTGCGGCAGTCGGGTCACTCCGCCCACGTGTACCCGCGCGTAACCATCGGGAATGGCGACCGGCGACGGGCTGGTGGTCGCGGCGGCGGGGGTCGCCGGCGGGGGCTTGCGAAAATGCGCCTTGATCCTCGCGCAGCCTCCGACAGAGAAGGCGAGGAGAACGACGAGAGCTCCGCTCCGCAGCATGTTGTGCGACCTCGAGAAGCTTAGCGCGGATTGTCCGAACGGCGAGGGCTACCGGCTTTTCTCCCGAGTCCGGCGCGTGTGCTCCGGCGCGTGTGCTCCGGCGCGTGCGCTCAGCCGCGAACGCGCGGCACCCGGATGCGAGGTCCGAGACGGACGGACAGCTCCGTCAAACCCTCGAACGCCTCGCCATCGATGATCGGCGCGAGCGCCTCGTCGCCGGTGGCCTCGATGCACATCTCGCGACCCTTTCGCTCGAGCAGTCGGTCGCTGGGAATGGCGCCGCCTCGCGCAAGCGCCGGCAGCGCCATGATCATTTCTCGTGGCACGATCTCCCCTGCTTGAAAGTGCAGGTCTCCGTCGTGCCGCGCCAGCGGAAAGACCCGGAACACACCGCCCAGGTGGAGGTCGATCGCTCCGGCGTGGATCGCGCCGTGGTGCTCGCCTGGGACCAATTCCCCGTCGATGGTGACGCGGGCCGGGGTCGGGCGAAACACGTCCTGGCCGTAGCGCAGGAATCTGGGTGGCAGCGGCACCCTGAGTGTGCCGGCGGCGCGAGATGCGACCGCCTTCAAGACCACCCGCACGATGGCGCCGGCTCCCAGGCTTCTCTCTTGGTAGTACTTCGAGAAAAACCGCTGGCCGATCCCGCCCGCGGCGAGTGCGAACCCCAGTCGGTCGAAAGGCTCACCGTTCTCGAGTTTTCCGGTCAACCAGAGCGAGTCGATCTCGACGACTGGCGGCATGCGACCGTCATCCAGCTCCTTCACCAGGCTGAGGACGATGCTCTCGGCGTGGCCTCGAATGCCTA
It encodes the following:
- a CDS encoding retinol dehydrogenase codes for the protein MKQAIAIVLNPNARGGRRSLRGRAARLEHIVGRRGAVHATQTLDELGDAVKSILDNPPDVLVTDGGDGTLHWVLNEARKLVPDVSMLPPLLPTNGGTIDFVAKKVGIRGHAESIVLSLVKELDDGRMPPVVEIDSLWLTGKLENGEPFDRLGFALAAGGIGQRFFSKYYQERSLGAGAIVRVVLKAVASRAAGTLRVPLPPRFLRYGQDVFRPTPARVTIDGELVPGEHHGAIHAGAIDLHLGGVFRVFPLARHDGDLHFQAGEIVPREMIMALPALARGGAIPSDRLLERKGREMCIEATGDEALAPIIDGEAFEGLTELSVRLGPRIRVPRVRG